The genomic interval TCGGACTGAATCTGTACAGAAATGCCATCGAGAGCCCGAACTTCTGTTGATCCTTTTCCATAGATCATCATGAGATCTTGGGCTGAAAGGACCGGCGGAGCGTTATCTGTGGCAGGGTTCAAGATTATTCCTTTGGGGCGTAGCTGCGTGGGTGGACTAACGCATCAACACTATATGGGCATTTGGGCATAGAAAAACCCGCGATGCCTACTTCGAGGTAGATATCACGGGTTTTTCTATGCAAGAGGTTTAGCGGCGCATGATCTTCTTGGACAGCCAATTGCCCAGAAGCTGGGCTGCCTGCACGATGATGACGATAACCAGGACGGCAACGTACATAACTTCGTTGTCGAAGGCGCGGTAGCCGTAAACAATGGCGAAGTCACCAAGACCACCGCCACCGATGTAGCCGACCATTGCGGACATATCGACGATCGCGATGAACAGGAAGGTGTAACCCAGAACCAATGGTCCAAGTGCTTCTGGAATGATCACGGTGGCGATGATGCGCATCGGGGACGCACCCATGGAGCGAGCTGCCTCGATGACACCAGGATCAATGGAGACCAAGTTTTGCTCCACGATTCGAGCCACAGAGAAAATCGCTGCGACAACCATGACGAAGATGCCGGCATCTCGGCCGATGGAGGTGCCCATGACGGCGACCGTTAGTGGCTTGATGGCGGCGATCAAAATAATGAATGGGATGGGTCGAACAAAGTTCACCAGCACATTCAAAATGGTGTAGATGACCTTGTTCTTCAAGATTCCACCAGCGCGGGTGGTGTAAAGCAGCAGGCCGACGACAAGACCCAGTAAGCCAGCCACCACCATGGTGATGATGACCATCAACAGGGTGTCAATGATGGCTGTTTGGAAGGTGGGTCCTAGCCGGTTCCAGTCAGCTGCGAGGATCATCTCGTTCATCGGGTGATCTCCTTGATGGTCGTGGTCTTGGTCAAGGTTTGATAGAACTCTTCAATCGCAGCGGTGTTGCCGGTGAGTCGAACAGTCATTTTGCCAAATGATTGGCGTTGCAAGGTGGTCACGCCACCGTGAACGATGTTGACAAAAGCACCTTGTTCGGCAGCACGAGCGGTTGCTGCAAAGAAGCCGGACGTTTCAGTCAGATCAATGGTGAACAGACGTCCCTCATGGCTAAGCAGATCTTCCGATTCCACTTGGTCTGGGGTGTTACGCAGCGCGGTGGCCACGAACTTTTGAGCAACCTGTGTTTGTGGATTGGAGAACACCTCGTAGACGCTGCCGTATTCCACAACTTTGCCGGATTCCATCACAGCAACCTTGTCTGCGATGGAACGCACAACTTCCATTTCGTGGGTGATCACAACGATGGTGATGCCCAGTTCGCGGTTTACCTTGCGCAGCAGCTCCAGAACTTCATGGGTGGTTTCTGGGTCCAAAGCGGAGGTGGCTTCGTCGGCAAGCAAAAGCGTTGGATTGGTGGCCAGTGCACGGGCAATGCCGACGCGCTGCTTCTGGCCGCCCGACAGCTGCTCGGGGTAGTTTTTGCCTTTGTCGCCCAGGCCGACGAACTCGAGCATTTCTTGCACGCGAGCTTTACGAGCTGCCTTGTCCATCTTGGCAACTTCCAGCGGGTACTCCACATTTCCAGCCGCAGTACGCGACTGGAACAGGTTGAACTGCTGGAAAATCATGCCGATATTACTGCGCAGTTTACGCAGCTTAGACTCGGGCATTCCGACGATGTCGGTGCCGTTGAGCAGCAACGAACCGCTCGTGGGGGAGTCAAGGCCATTGATGAGGCGGACAAGAGTGGACTTGCCGGCGCCAGAGTAACCGATGATGCCGATTACCTCACCGGGTTCTACGGTGAGAGTGACATTATCAAGCGCGGTGGTTTTAGCAGATTTATTGTTGCTAAAGACTTTGGTTATGCCGCGGAACTCAACGCGAGTGCCCTGGGTGCTGGGTTGCTGCGCGGAGTATTCCTCTGGCGTCGGTGTGGACGCGGTG from Corynebacterium glutamicum ATCC 13032 carries:
- a CDS encoding methionine ABC transporter ATP-binding protein, encoding MSHTASTPTPEEYSAQQPSTQGTRVEFRGITKVFSNNKSAKTTALDNVTLTVEPGEVIGIIGYSGAGKSTLVRLINGLDSPTSGSLLLNGTDIVGMPESKLRKLRSNIGMIFQQFNLFQSRTAAGNVEYPLEVAKMDKAARKARVQEMLEFVGLGDKGKNYPEQLSGGQKQRVGIARALATNPTLLLADEATSALDPETTHEVLELLRKVNRELGITIVVITHEMEVVRSIADKVAVMESGKVVEYGSVYEVFSNPQTQVAQKFVATALRNTPDQVESEDLLSHEGRLFTIDLTETSGFFAATARAAEQGAFVNIVHGGVTTLQRQSFGKMTVRLTGNTAAIEEFYQTLTKTTTIKEITR
- a CDS encoding methionine ABC transporter permease, whose protein sequence is MNEMILAADWNRLGPTFQTAIIDTLLMVIITMVVAGLLGLVVGLLLYTTRAGGILKNKVIYTILNVLVNFVRPIPFIILIAAIKPLTVAVMGTSIGRDAGIFVMVVAAIFSVARIVEQNLVSIDPGVIEAARSMGASPMRIIATVIIPEALGPLVLGYTFLFIAIVDMSAMVGYIGGGGLGDFAIVYGYRAFDNEVMYVAVLVIVIIVQAAQLLGNWLSKKIMRR